In the genome of Cronobacter malonaticus LMG 23826, one region contains:
- a CDS encoding NupC/NupG family nucleoside CNT transporter, giving the protein MQILMGLVGMLALLFIAVALSSNRKAINLRTVVGAWLIQIAIGALVLYVPAGRKVLLAMSEGVANVIAYGNDGISFLFGGLVSDKMFEVFGGGGFIFALRVLPVIVFFSSLIAVLYYLGIMQLVIRLLGGALRKVLKTSRTESLSATANIFVGQTEAPLVVRPYIATMTRSELFAVMCGGLASVAGSVLAGYAQMGVPLEYLIAASFMAAPGGLLFAKIIIPETETPHDAPQLDTTQRDPDSPSNVLDAAASGASAGMQLALNVGAMLLAFVALIALLNGMLSGIGGWFNHPELSLQLILGWLFSPVAWLIGVPWDEAMVAGSFIGQKLIINEFVAYMNFGEYLKEDAAVAAAGLQVLSDHTKAIISFALCGFANLSSIAILIGGLGSMAPNRRHEVAQLGLKAVAAGTLSNLMSATIAGLFLAL; this is encoded by the coding sequence ATGCAAATATTGATGGGCCTGGTGGGAATGCTGGCGCTGCTTTTCATCGCGGTCGCACTCTCCAGTAACAGAAAAGCGATTAATCTTCGCACCGTCGTGGGTGCCTGGCTGATTCAGATTGCTATCGGCGCGCTGGTGCTCTACGTGCCTGCGGGGCGCAAAGTGCTGCTGGCGATGTCTGAAGGGGTAGCGAACGTTATCGCTTACGGCAATGACGGCATCTCGTTTCTTTTTGGCGGGCTGGTGTCGGACAAAATGTTTGAGGTGTTCGGCGGCGGCGGGTTTATCTTCGCGTTGCGCGTTCTGCCGGTTATCGTCTTCTTCTCCTCGCTTATCGCGGTGCTCTATTATCTCGGTATCATGCAACTGGTGATCCGCCTGCTGGGCGGCGCGCTGCGTAAAGTGCTGAAAACCTCCCGTACTGAATCACTCTCGGCGACCGCCAATATTTTTGTCGGCCAGACCGAAGCGCCGCTGGTGGTGCGCCCGTACATCGCCACGATGACCCGCTCTGAGCTCTTTGCCGTGATGTGCGGCGGCCTGGCGTCGGTGGCAGGCTCAGTACTGGCGGGCTATGCCCAGATGGGCGTGCCGCTGGAATACCTGATTGCGGCGTCCTTTATGGCGGCCCCTGGCGGACTGCTGTTCGCCAAAATCATTATTCCGGAGACGGAAACCCCGCACGACGCGCCGCAACTCGATACCACGCAGCGCGATCCCGACAGTCCGTCGAACGTGCTGGACGCCGCCGCCTCTGGTGCGTCCGCCGGGATGCAACTGGCGCTTAACGTTGGCGCGATGCTGCTGGCGTTTGTAGCGCTTATCGCGCTGCTGAATGGCATGCTCTCCGGCATCGGCGGCTGGTTTAATCACCCGGAGCTATCGTTGCAACTGATCCTCGGCTGGCTGTTCTCGCCGGTGGCATGGCTGATTGGCGTGCCGTGGGATGAGGCGATGGTCGCGGGCTCGTTTATCGGTCAGAAGCTCATCATCAACGAATTCGTGGCATATATGAATTTCGGCGAATACCTGAAAGAGGACGCTGCGGTAGCGGCGGCGGGCTTGCAGGTGCTCTCTGACCATACTAAAGCGATTATTTCTTTCGCGCTGTGCGGATTTGCTAACCTTTCTTCTATCGCCATCCTGATTGGCGGCCTTGGCAGCATGGCTCCCAACCGTCGTCATGAAGTCGCGCAACTCGGG
- a CDS encoding metal-dependent hydrolase, whose product MMRRFIDTHCHFDFPPFTGTEAESLAQAASAGVEHIIVPAVEAARFATVLELATRFPALWAAIGLHPIVIGNHNDASLALLEHHLQQQAEKLVAIGEIGLDLYMENPLFERQEAILDAQLRLAKRYDLPVILHSRRTHDKLAMHLKRHALPCTGVVHGFAGSLQQAQRFVDLGYRIGVGGTITYPRAQKTRDVMAKLPLSALLLETDAPDMPLNGWQGQPNRPERVNGVFEVLCELRPEPPDVIAHTLFENTRALFPRLKM is encoded by the coding sequence ATGATGCGACGCTTTATCGACACCCACTGCCATTTTGATTTCCCGCCCTTTACCGGCACCGAGGCTGAAAGCCTGGCGCAGGCAGCGTCGGCAGGCGTTGAGCATATTATTGTGCCTGCGGTGGAAGCCGCGCGCTTCGCGACAGTGCTGGAGCTTGCCACACGTTTCCCGGCGCTGTGGGCGGCCATCGGTTTGCATCCTATTGTTATTGGCAACCATAACGATGCGAGCCTCGCGCTGCTGGAGCATCATCTGCAACAGCAGGCGGAAAAACTGGTGGCGATAGGCGAGATTGGGCTCGATCTCTACATGGAAAATCCGCTGTTTGAACGCCAGGAAGCGATACTCGACGCCCAGTTGCGGCTCGCGAAACGCTATGATCTGCCGGTGATCCTGCATTCGCGCCGCACCCACGATAAACTCGCGATGCACCTTAAGCGCCACGCGCTGCCCTGTACCGGCGTGGTGCATGGCTTCGCGGGCAGCCTGCAACAGGCGCAACGCTTTGTGGATCTCGGCTACCGGATCGGCGTGGGCGGCACCATTACCTATCCGCGTGCGCAAAAAACGCGTGACGTTATGGCAAAACTGCCGCTGTCTGCGCTACTGCTGGAGACCGACGCGCCCGATATGCCGCTGAACGGCTGGCAGGGGCAGCCGAACCGCCCGGAGCGCGTTAACGGCGTGTTTGAGGTGCTTTGCGAGTTGCGCCCTGAGCCGCCGGACGTTATCGCTCATACTCTCTTCGAAAATACCCGCGCGCTATTCCCACGTCTCAAAATGTGA
- a CDS encoding patatin-like phospholipase family protein encodes MGQRIPVTPGSIAPLAVKPFRPGKLAIVCEGGGQRGIFTAGVLDEFMRAQFNPFDFFLGTSAGAQNLSAYVCNQPGYARRVITRFTTSRDFFDPVRFVRGGNLIDLDWLTEATSARMPLNMGNAMRLFDDGKAFYMCACRRDDYSPGYFAPQESNWLEIVRASSAIPGFYRPGVDINGVNYFDGGVSDAIPVREAARLGATTLVVIRTVPSQMYYTPQWFKRMERWLTDSSLQPLLNLVQHHEKTYREIQEFIENPPGKLRVFEISPPRALTSMALGSRLPALMEDYKLGRLCGRYFLATVGKLLVSKPPLRRYGTRPVLPIAEPAAVAAAAEVLAPVVPETTIVVPPATVANDALDAPLVKTEQANDATFSDEDLA; translated from the coding sequence GTGGGACAACGTATTCCCGTAACGCCGGGCAGCATAGCGCCGCTGGCGGTGAAACCGTTTCGTCCCGGTAAGCTGGCTATCGTCTGTGAAGGTGGCGGTCAGCGCGGGATCTTTACTGCCGGCGTGCTGGACGAATTCATGCGCGCGCAATTCAACCCGTTCGACTTCTTTCTCGGCACCTCTGCCGGGGCGCAAAACCTGTCAGCGTACGTCTGTAACCAGCCTGGCTACGCCCGGCGCGTCATTACCCGCTTTACCACCTCTCGCGATTTCTTTGACCCGGTGCGCTTTGTGCGCGGCGGCAATCTTATCGATCTCGACTGGCTGACCGAAGCCACGTCCGCCCGTATGCCGCTCAATATGGGCAACGCGATGCGGCTGTTTGACGACGGCAAAGCGTTTTATATGTGCGCCTGTCGACGCGATGACTACTCGCCCGGCTATTTCGCGCCGCAGGAGAGCAACTGGCTGGAGATTGTTCGCGCCTCCAGCGCCATTCCGGGCTTCTATCGCCCCGGCGTAGATATCAACGGTGTGAACTATTTTGACGGCGGCGTGAGCGATGCGATTCCGGTGCGCGAGGCGGCGCGCCTCGGTGCCACGACGCTGGTCGTTATCCGCACCGTGCCGTCGCAGATGTACTACACGCCGCAGTGGTTCAAGCGCATGGAGCGCTGGTTGACCGACAGCAGCCTGCAGCCGTTGCTCAATCTGGTTCAGCACCACGAAAAAACCTATCGCGAGATTCAGGAATTTATTGAGAACCCGCCCGGTAAACTGCGGGTTTTCGAAATTTCTCCGCCCCGCGCGCTGACCAGCATGGCGCTCGGCAGCCGTCTTCCGGCGCTGATGGAAGATTACAAACTGGGGCGTCTGTGCGGGCGCTATTTCCTGGCCACTGTCGGCAAACTGCTGGTCAGCAAGCCGCCGCTGCGCCGTTACGGTACGCGGCCAGTGCTGCCGATTGCTGAACCGGCCGCGGTTGCCGCGGCGGCTGAAGTGCTGGCACCTGTCGTACCGGAAACCACCATCGTGGTGCCGCCGGCGACCGTCGCTAACGATGCGCTGGACGCGCCGCTGGTCAAAACCGAGCAGGCGAACGACGCGACGTTCAGCGATGAGGATCTGGCATGA
- a CDS encoding DUF1328 domain-containing protein codes for MFRWGIIFLVIALIAAALGFGGLAGTAAGAAKIVFVVGIILFLVSLFMGRRRP; via the coding sequence ATGTTTCGTTGGGGCATTATCTTTCTGGTTATCGCGTTGATTGCGGCCGCTCTGGGCTTTGGTGGCCTGGCAGGTACCGCAGCAGGCGCAGCGAAAATCGTATTTGTTGTTGGTATTATTCTGTTCCTGGTTAGCCTTTTTATGGGCCGTCGTCGCCCATAG